The Sediminispirochaeta bajacaliforniensis DSM 16054 genome includes the window TCCCTCAAAAAGTTGACGGCAATATCTCTTATAGAACGGCCTAAAGTGAAAATCTCTAGGCCGTTTGTTTTATCTCTTATGAACAGTTTGACGACAAAACCTGTGGTTCTTTCAAGTTCCGCAACAATAACGAGAATCAAGTCACTTGAACGTTCTTTCCTTCTACCTATACTATAGGATATAGTTCAAGTTAAAGGCGGGAGCAAAGAAGGGAAGAGCGTCAGGTTTTCTCTGATCAATTCATATGGTGAGTAAGAAAAAAGATTTTACCAGATCATATTTTGATCTAAATTTCATGGAGTATCTCCGTGGTATTCGACCGGGAGTTTTCAATATTTTTGAAAAAGATTGCTCTGATTTCTTGGGTTTCAGCGGAGAGTATTATACCTGCTGCGTTATAGAAATAAAATGCAGAATGGAGACTCCCACGGCTCTTGAAAACATAACTATACATGTAAAAGACCTGAAAAAGGCGATTAGGAGTACATTAGAAGAAAGGTTTAGCGTCTATACCATGGAGCTCAGCAGTACCATCCTTGTTTACATCGTTAATTTATATGATAAAGATGATAAAAGGGTGCTGACAGACATACTCCGTCTTTGGGGAGTTAATACTACCGACATTGAATTGACAATAGGGATAGGAAGAGTTCGTCACCACATCAATAACATCTGGAAATCATATAGTGATGCAATGACCGCAATTGGCAATAGAAAGAGTGAGGCCGCTTATCAGGTTGTTGATTCTGATGACATAACGATTTCATATAATATTCTTTATACGTTTGACCAGGAAAAAAAGATACTCAACTACCTAAGAACGAATGACTTTAAAAGCATTAATAAAATCTTTATAGAAATTATTGATGAAAACAGAAGAGTTTTTTTGTCGCATAAGCATATGAATATTCTGTTTATGCAGTTATTCAGTACAGCAATTCGCTATGCGGCAGAGAATGGACTTGATATGAAAAAAGTCTCAACAGAAACTGAACAGGAATTGTTTAATACTGACAATACCGCTATATGCGACTATGACTTGAAACTTATCTGTCTTTTGGACTTTTATTTCAGGGTGATGGAAATTACAGGCCAGAATAGAGCATGTCAAAATAAGGTTCTGGTTGAGCACATCATAAAATATGTGAAGGACAATTATTGCAACGGATTATATATGGAGAAGGTAGCATCTCATATGGATCTCTCTTCCAAATATATCTCAAGAATTTTTAAACAGAGGATGGGCATTTCGCTTGTTGATTACATCAGTCTGGTGCAGATCGACAAGTCAAAAGAGCTTCTTCTTGATACAAATAAAACAATAGATGAGATAGCCGGCAGCGTAGGCATTAATAGCCGGGTTACCTTTTACCGGTTATTCAAAAAACATGAGGGTATTAGTCCCAGCTCATTTAGAAGAGCAACTCCATAAAAACCTGAGTAGTAAAAGTGAAACCGAAACAGCAATATTGAAACACCTCTTTTTTCCGTCGATTGCTATAATGGGTAATAAATTATCAATACAGGTATTCAGACTCAAAAAGGAGAAGTGTACTAACAATGAGAAAGGGCTATGCTTTTTTGATACCGGCAATAGCTGCCATGTTGCTTTTTACCGGATGTCATGCATCAAATTTGAGTTTTACTGCAGGCTCGTATATCGGAACGGCCCAGGGTAAAAACGGACAGATCAAAGTAGAGGTGTCTGTTGATGAGGATTCAATTAACAGCATAAAAATAGTTGAAAATCATGAGACAGAAGGTCTTGCAGACACTGCTCTGAAGCTGATTCCAGCTGAGATTATTAAGAACCAGAGTTTGGCTGTGGATACGGTGTCCGGCGCGACTATTGTCAGCGATGCAATAAAGGAAGCGGTCAAAAACGCTCTGGAGCCATCGGGTGTAGATTTAAAACGGCTCTCAGAAACACATTCCGAAGCACATAAAGAAAAGGGTTCAGCACAGAAGACACCAATGACACCCGGAGTTTACACTGGAAGTGCATACGGGAAATGGGCCAAGGGAAGCAATGAAGGTGCCCGTTTCGGTTCGCCCAAGGTAATACAACCGATAACAGTTGATGTAAAGCTTGATGAAGATTCGATCCTTGATGTTACCGTCACAAACTGTGATGATACTCCTGGATTCAAGGAACCGGCAATAGAACGCATGCAGAAGGATATTGTTGAAAAACAAAGCATCGCTGTTGATGTTGTTTCCGGATGCACCATGACCTGCCGGGGTATTATTTCTGCGGTTACCCAGGCCATGGAGCAAGCAGGCGCCGACCTTACGGATTTTAATGCAAAAACCGAAAAACGTAATTCCACTGAGGAATACACGGCTGATGTTGTTATAGCAGGAGGCGGTACGGCGGGAACTGCCGCTGCACTTGCGGCCATAGAAAAAGGCGCCAATGTTGTCATTGTAGAAAAGACAGGAAAAATCGGGGGTATGGGAGTCTGTTCCACGGGGTTTATCGGGGTTGAAAGCTCCTTTACAAAGGCTGCCGGTTCAAAGGTGACAGTCGATGAGGTTTTCAAGGAAATGATGGAATACTCGGACTGGACCGCAAACCCCTTGATAGTCAAAACCATCCTTGAAAAATCAGGAGATACCGCG containing:
- a CDS encoding helix-turn-helix domain-containing protein: MVSKKKDFTRSYFDLNFMEYLRGIRPGVFNIFEKDCSDFLGFSGEYYTCCVIEIKCRMETPTALENITIHVKDLKKAIRSTLEERFSVYTMELSSTILVYIVNLYDKDDKRVLTDILRLWGVNTTDIELTIGIGRVRHHINNIWKSYSDAMTAIGNRKSEAAYQVVDSDDITISYNILYTFDQEKKILNYLRTNDFKSINKIFIEIIDENRRVFLSHKHMNILFMQLFSTAIRYAAENGLDMKKVSTETEQELFNTDNTAICDYDLKLICLLDFYFRVMEITGQNRACQNKVLVEHIIKYVKDNYCNGLYMEKVASHMDLSSKYISRIFKQRMGISLVDYISLVQIDKSKELLLDTNKTIDEIAGSVGINSRVTFYRLFKKHEGISPSSFRRATP